From the genome of Candidatus Poribacteria bacterium, one region includes:
- a CDS encoding phosphoglycerate mutase has translation MADFPLDELGGKTPLEAADTPHMDAIAAAGVVGLVDVIPATQKPGSDVGNLSVMGYDPDEYLTGRAPLEAASMGVPLSPTDVAFRCNLVTLDGDLMLDYSAGHITSEEASELIEAVSAAIGTPDRGFHAGVQYRHLMVVHERGEGAVCVPPHDIMGEPFRD, from the coding sequence ATGGCGGACTTCCCACTGGACGAACTGGGTGGAAAGACGCCGCTGGAAGCCGCCGACACGCCGCACATGGATGCCATCGCCGCCGCCGGGGTCGTGGGACTCGTCGACGTGATTCCTGCCACCCAAAAGCCCGGAAGCGATGTTGGCAACCTGTCCGTGATGGGGTACGACCCGGACGAGTACCTCACCGGCCGAGCCCCGCTGGAAGCCGCCAGCATGGGCGTGCCGTTGTCGCCAACAGACGTCGCGTTTCGGTGCAACCTGGTGACGCTCGACGGCGATCTGATGCTGGACTACTCGGCGGGGCACATCACGTCCGAGGAGGCGTCCGAGCTGATCGAGGCGGTGAGCGCCGCCATCGGTACCCCGGACCGCGGGTTCCACGCCGGAGTCCAATACCGCCATCTGATGGTCGTCCATGAACGAGGCGAAGGCGCTGTCTGCGTGCCGCCGCACGACATCATGGGAGAGCCGTTCCGCGACC